Proteins from a single region of Undibacterium sp. KW1:
- a CDS encoding lipopolysaccharide assembly protein LapB, translating into MDLYATDSEVTQLEQRLTGTVTQEQLDELLTLAWHLRQRDSSRALNLCEQVSKLLNTSCRTDTDKALVYLRLQLIRAEEKWLHADLDSAAAIIQAILRHPDVHLDPAALSDAHRMLGFIFSDQGKHVECDIEMAISIDEASKGDDVLRKQCTAAALARVAVLRDDKLAKSYFDRYFASRNTPKEIHPGLAALMDDFLGLYAGLNGQLDESVSHLSKAYQACLDSGQIRRAILTAANIGYSYTKANDFETALEWLQKALQLAKPTGWAPSIGNCLMQIGDTLRKMGSLDAADQMLHEALEQLSRLTGSRNYALTISVLADVALDRRDYHLAYNLFSQLAMLQGAQEQADLQEAARLGQAKAQARLQAMTREAVIHKPDTLVAKR; encoded by the coding sequence ATGGACTTATACGCCACCGATAGCGAAGTTACGCAGTTAGAGCAGCGCTTGACCGGAACGGTGACGCAAGAACAACTCGACGAATTACTGACACTGGCCTGGCACCTGCGTCAGCGCGACAGCAGCCGCGCCCTGAACCTGTGCGAACAGGTCAGTAAACTGTTAAATACCTCCTGCAGGACGGACACCGACAAAGCCCTGGTCTATCTGCGCCTGCAGTTGATCAGGGCAGAAGAAAAGTGGCTGCATGCTGATCTCGACAGCGCGGCAGCCATCATCCAGGCCATACTGCGCCACCCTGACGTGCATCTCGACCCGGCCGCCCTCAGCGATGCCCATCGCATGCTGGGTTTCATCTTCTCTGACCAGGGCAAGCATGTGGAATGTGACATAGAGATGGCCATCTCCATAGATGAAGCCAGCAAGGGTGATGATGTCTTGCGCAAGCAATGTACAGCCGCTGCCCTGGCCCGGGTGGCGGTTTTACGTGATGATAAATTGGCGAAATCCTATTTCGACCGCTATTTTGCCTCGAGGAATACCCCAAAAGAAATCCACCCTGGCCTGGCCGCCCTGATGGATGATTTTCTTGGTTTATATGCTGGCCTGAATGGTCAGCTCGACGAATCTGTTAGCCACCTGAGCAAGGCGTATCAGGCCTGTCTCGATTCTGGCCAGATTCGCCGTGCCATCCTGACTGCAGCCAATATAGGTTATAGCTATACCAAGGCAAATGATTTTGAAACTGCACTGGAATGGCTACAAAAAGCACTGCAACTGGCCAAACCCACAGGCTGGGCACCCAGCATAGGCAATTGCCTGATGCAAATAGGCGACACTTTACGCAAGATGGGATCGCTCGACGCCGCAGACCAGATGCTGCATGAAGCCCTGGAGCAGCTATCCCGGCTGACCGGTTCACGCAATTATGCCTTGACCATCAGCGTACTTGCCGATGTTGCCCTGGACAGGCGTGACTACCATCTGGCCTACAATTTGTTCAGCCAGCTGGCGATGCTGCAAGGTGCGCAAGAGCAGGCTGATTTGCAGGAAGCGGCCAGGCTGGGGCAGGCAAAGGCGCAAGCCAGACTCCAGGCCATGACCAGAGAAGCCGTAATTCATAAACCTGACACACTTGTTGCAAAGCGTTAA
- a CDS encoding EAL domain-containing protein has product MRLHSLESRVVALFIGLLLTVQLAAFFAIGNAIDRNARTAVEENLKINEKFLLRLLDQNAQKLIQGAIVLAKDYAFREAIGTHDTETIVSTLSNHGNRIGSDLTMLVGLDRKITAFSATSKTSRSNGANNELSNSLQQSVAALIQTAEKTGSAASTAIVDGKPYQMVVVPIEAPVTISWVVMAIPIGKALVTDMHELSRMQISLLTSEKQGRWLANVSSLNDENAGKLAQQLPVADKLVNYLPALQIDDDQYSARILRLAQNEQFNTIAVLQLSISQAVAPYKDLQRNLLLLTVLAAVVASIISAITARRITGPVRQLAETARSLGAGDYTATIDVKQKDEIGDLARTFMTMRDGIAQREKEISRLAYWDTLTNLPNRALFTDMLEEAIASARSHEKSCYVLMMDLDRFKHVNDVMGHRFGDILLNQVAIRLSAELGAGGTKPARLGGDEFAILLPNSAKEDALELANRILRSLEKPISIEDQTVDLGAGIGIAGFPEHAGDAQSLLSRVEVAMYAAKLGNSGAVIYSPDIDKSSQQSLSLLSELRAALEQQAFRLYVQPKVGLDHGQVIAVEALVRWIHPERGFIFPDQFIPFAEQTGFIRQLTHWVMNEAARVCHLWAQQGIHLKISVNISTRDLLDQDLPGKFAQVLQNHEVKAASFCLEITESAIMDDPVRAFQTLDKLHAMGFELSIDDFGTGYSSLAYLKRLPVHELKIDKSFVLKMEKDIDDTKIVKSTIDLGHNMGLRVVAEGVENIEVMNLLKELGCDQAQGYYISKPMPSTDMPAWLGKWQEQNQPASQA; this is encoded by the coding sequence ATGCGTTTGCATAGTTTGGAAAGCCGGGTTGTTGCTCTGTTCATAGGCCTGCTGTTGACGGTACAACTGGCGGCCTTTTTTGCTATTGGTAATGCCATAGACAGAAACGCCCGTACCGCCGTTGAAGAGAATCTGAAAATCAATGAAAAATTCCTGCTGCGCCTGCTGGACCAGAATGCACAAAAACTCATACAGGGCGCCATCGTCCTCGCCAAGGATTATGCCTTTCGCGAAGCCATAGGTACGCACGATACTGAAACCATCGTCTCAACCTTGTCCAATCATGGCAACCGCATAGGTTCAGACCTGACCATGCTGGTCGGGTTGGACAGGAAAATCACGGCTTTTTCAGCAACCAGCAAAACCAGCCGCAGCAATGGTGCAAACAATGAATTAAGCAATAGCCTGCAGCAATCGGTTGCCGCACTGATACAAACCGCAGAAAAAACCGGCAGTGCTGCCAGTACGGCCATCGTCGATGGCAAACCTTATCAAATGGTGGTCGTGCCTATCGAAGCACCGGTCACCATCAGTTGGGTAGTCATGGCCATCCCCATAGGCAAGGCCCTGGTGACCGACATGCATGAATTATCGCGCATGCAAATCAGTTTGCTGACCTCTGAAAAACAGGGGCGCTGGCTCGCGAATGTGTCCAGCCTCAATGATGAGAACGCTGGCAAGCTGGCCCAGCAATTACCTGTTGCAGACAAACTGGTCAATTATCTGCCTGCCCTGCAAATCGATGACGACCAGTATAGCGCCCGCATACTCAGACTGGCACAGAACGAACAGTTTAATACCATCGCCGTGCTGCAACTGTCGATCAGCCAGGCAGTCGCCCCTTATAAGGACTTGCAGCGCAATCTCTTGCTACTGACGGTACTTGCTGCCGTGGTTGCCAGCATCATCAGCGCCATCACGGCCCGTCGCATTACCGGGCCGGTACGGCAACTGGCAGAAACTGCGCGCAGCCTGGGTGCCGGTGACTACACTGCCACCATTGACGTCAAACAAAAGGACGAGATCGGCGACCTGGCGCGCACCTTCATGACCATGCGTGATGGTATTGCCCAGCGTGAAAAAGAAATCAGCCGTCTGGCTTACTGGGACACCCTGACCAATCTGCCAAACCGGGCACTGTTTACCGACATGCTGGAAGAAGCCATTGCCAGCGCACGTTCCCATGAAAAGTCCTGCTATGTGCTGATGATGGACCTCGACCGTTTCAAGCATGTGAATGACGTCATGGGACACCGCTTTGGCGATATCCTGCTGAACCAGGTTGCCATACGCCTGTCGGCAGAACTTGGAGCTGGCGGTACCAAACCCGCCCGCCTCGGTGGTGATGAATTTGCCATACTGTTGCCAAATAGCGCCAAGGAAGATGCACTAGAGCTGGCGAACCGCATCCTGCGTTCACTGGAAAAACCTATCTCCATAGAAGACCAGACTGTTGATCTGGGGGCCGGCATAGGCATCGCCGGTTTTCCTGAACATGCGGGGGATGCCCAAAGTTTGCTGAGCCGGGTTGAGGTTGCCATGTATGCGGCAAAACTCGGCAATAGTGGCGCAGTCATTTATTCCCCCGACATCGACAAGTCCAGCCAGCAAAGCCTGTCTTTGCTCAGCGAATTGCGGGCAGCACTGGAACAGCAGGCCTTCCGTTTATATGTACAACCCAAGGTTGGTCTAGACCATGGCCAGGTGATTGCAGTCGAAGCACTGGTACGCTGGATACATCCCGAGCGTGGCTTTATCTTCCCCGATCAGTTCATTCCCTTTGCCGAGCAAACCGGCTTCATACGCCAGTTGACGCACTGGGTCATGAATGAAGCAGCACGGGTCTGCCACCTTTGGGCCCAGCAGGGCATACACCTGAAAATCTCGGTCAATATTTCTACCCGAGATTTGCTGGATCAGGATTTGCCAGGCAAATTTGCCCAGGTGTTGCAGAACCATGAAGTAAAAGCTGCCTCGTTTTGCCTGGAAATCACTGAGAGTGCCATCATGGATGACCCGGTCCGGGCCTTCCAGACGCTGGACAAATTGCATGCCATGGGCTTTGAGTTGTCTATCGATGATTTTGGCACGGGTTATTCGTCACTGGCCTACCTGAAGCGCCTGCCGGTCCATGAACTGAAGATAGACAAATCTTTTGTACTCAAGATGGAGAAGGATATTGATGACACCAAGATCGTCAAATCGACCATAGACCTGGGACACAATATGGGCTTGCGTGTAGTGGCCGAGGGTGTGGAAAATATAGAAGTCATGAATTTGCTGAAGGAGCTGGGCTGCGACCAGGCTCAAGGTTATTACATCAGCAAACCCATGCCTTCAACTGACATGCCCGCCTGGCTGGGCAAGTGGCAGGAACAAAACCAGCCAGCGAGTCAAGCCTGA
- a CDS encoding methylamine utilization protein produces MKRLRTKSCILMLGCMAGSLVMAGAASATSIQVTDSSGQAVQDAVVYAELAGSPQITKSATAEIQQKDKKFMPFVTVIQTGTSVSFPNNDTVRHHAYSFSPAKPFELKLYSGKPAAPVIFDKAGTVVVGCNIHDQMVAYIQIVDTPYFAKTDASGTARLPTIPAGKYVLKTWHPKQPASAQVQEQNIQIDSNGPNLTVKLNYKAG; encoded by the coding sequence ATGAAACGTCTGCGTACCAAATCCTGCATCCTCATGCTGGGCTGCATGGCAGGCAGCCTGGTCATGGCTGGCGCAGCATCTGCCACATCCATACAGGTGACAGACAGCAGCGGACAGGCAGTACAGGATGCAGTCGTCTATGCAGAACTTGCCGGCAGCCCACAGATTACCAAGTCAGCTACGGCTGAAATCCAGCAAAAAGACAAGAAGTTCATGCCCTTCGTGACTGTGATACAAACCGGCACTTCAGTTTCCTTTCCCAACAATGACACGGTCAGGCATCACGCTTACTCGTTTTCCCCAGCCAAGCCTTTTGAATTGAAGCTGTATTCAGGCAAGCCTGCTGCACCTGTGATATTCGACAAAGCCGGTACCGTGGTGGTTGGCTGCAATATCCACGACCAGATGGTTGCCTATATCCAGATCGTCGATACTCCCTATTTTGCCAAAACCGATGCGAGCGGAACTGCCCGTCTGCCCACCATCCCTGCCGGCAAATATGTATTGAAGACCTGGCATCCCAAACAACCAGCGTCGGCACAGGTACAAGAGCAAAACATACAAATCGACAGTAATGGCCCCAACCTGACGGTAAAATTGAATTACAAGGCTGGTTAA
- a CDS encoding sensor domain-containing diguanylate cyclase: protein MSRSSLRRELVIPIIVLVIGVSAAIGWVSMKAGTDAVYTLTQRILGDMVNRINLATEKHLDGALIALESVAPSPSNLPKEQNFSADMKALEEKFWAASGLFMDVNNYVYFGGSDGRFVGVYRISREMVQLFWREPDGDKRTVYRVSHVGDRSNVLRSDDFDPRLRPWYKIAQTSERPVWSKIYNNFSFHYPTITLAKSVFNKNHEFAGVMATDLTLKELSNFLRKLEISKNSVAYIVDADGYIVATSGQELPERTVNGVPERMRAIDMKTPLISETFQRVGSMKLQATQTQSMELSNGTIDVAISPLGNKQGLNWLTVVAVPRADFMSSINQGFMQSMVIALACVIFALTIGLTIVERVIRDIRKLTSAAEKFGNGEPMPSLQIRRTDEIGALAQTFMEMENKLRYDKLTQVANRESLFTQINYLQKQALENPGASEGFTLLFIDLDRFKYINDNHGHDAGDKALVVIAARLRSAIRETDEVARYGGDEFVLLLKDTKSSIDINNTVEKICNVVEQPIALEDIVVSVGVSVGWASFPEDGSDYVRLIKIADSRMYNRKRDRKSGQFVHLA from the coding sequence ATGAGTCGTTCTTCTTTGCGTCGAGAATTGGTGATACCCATCATCGTCCTGGTGATAGGGGTGTCTGCCGCCATAGGATGGGTCTCCATGAAGGCCGGGACAGATGCCGTCTATACCCTGACGCAGCGCATACTTGGCGATATGGTCAACCGTATCAACCTGGCGACCGAAAAACACCTCGATGGCGCCCTGATTGCGCTGGAATCTGTCGCACCCAGTCCCAGCAATTTACCCAAAGAGCAGAATTTTTCTGCGGACATGAAAGCCCTGGAAGAAAAATTCTGGGCGGCCAGTGGCTTGTTCATGGATGTGAATAATTATGTGTACTTTGGCGGTAGCGACGGGCGTTTTGTCGGTGTTTACCGAATTTCCAGGGAAATGGTGCAATTGTTCTGGCGGGAACCCGATGGCGACAAGCGCACGGTGTATCGCGTCAGCCATGTCGGCGACCGTTCCAACGTCTTGCGTAGTGATGACTTCGATCCGCGTTTGCGCCCCTGGTACAAGATTGCCCAGACCTCGGAAAGACCGGTCTGGTCAAAAATCTACAATAATTTCTCTTTCCATTATCCGACTATCACACTGGCAAAATCGGTCTTTAACAAGAATCATGAGTTTGCCGGTGTCATGGCAACCGACCTGACGCTCAAGGAATTATCGAATTTCCTGCGTAAACTCGAGATCAGCAAGAACAGTGTCGCCTATATCGTCGATGCGGATGGTTATATTGTTGCCACGTCTGGCCAGGAACTGCCTGAGCGCACCGTGAATGGCGTGCCAGAACGCATGCGTGCCATCGATATGAAAACACCGCTGATCAGTGAGACTTTCCAAAGAGTCGGGAGCATGAAATTGCAGGCTACCCAGACACAATCGATGGAGCTCAGCAATGGCACCATTGATGTGGCGATTTCTCCACTGGGCAACAAGCAGGGCTTGAACTGGCTGACCGTGGTCGCCGTGCCCCGTGCTGATTTCATGAGCAGTATCAACCAGGGTTTCATGCAGAGTATGGTGATTGCCCTGGCCTGTGTGATCTTTGCTCTCACCATAGGCCTGACCATCGTCGAGCGCGTGATACGAGATATACGCAAGTTGACTTCTGCTGCTGAAAAATTTGGCAATGGCGAACCCATGCCCAGCCTGCAAATCCGTCGCACGGACGAGATAGGCGCACTGGCCCAGACTTTCATGGAGATGGAAAACAAGCTGCGCTATGACAAGCTGACCCAGGTGGCCAACCGTGAATCCCTGTTCACCCAGATCAATTACCTGCAAAAGCAGGCGCTGGAAAATCCTGGTGCCAGTGAAGGCTTTACCTTATTGTTCATAGACCTGGACCGCTTCAAATACATCAATGACAATCACGGCCATGATGCTGGCGACAAGGCCCTGGTTGTGATTGCTGCGCGTTTGCGCTCGGCTATCCGTGAGACGGATGAAGTGGCACGTTACGGCGGTGATGAATTCGTGTTGCTGCTGAAAGATACCAAGAGCTCTATCGATATCAACAATACCGTGGAAAAAATCTGCAATGTCGTCGAACAGCCAATTGCGCTCGAAGACATCGTTGTCAGTGTTGGTGTGTCGGTAGGCTGGGCCAGCTTCCCTGAGGATGGCAGTGATTATGTGCGACTCATCAAGATCGCCGACAGCCGCATGTATAACCGCAAGCGCGACCGCAAATCAGGCCAGTTCGTGCATCTGGCCTGA
- a CDS encoding GGDEF domain-containing protein, with the protein MESIIKHLVEITGHRDHDLLNISVITALRQLTNAESARVLDVVSVGQQVFIKPHISIENDNVAIADETQASPASHDSIELYPHLKEGIAQKQQVIEQVIEGGKIIWLPIWINDKLHTCLEIYKPANYTTTAMEVVNGMLIVYRNFQNLLDYSERDSLTGLLNRKTFDDNFSKVLRSSALQQQASTEAERAEEERRSHEPERQHWLAVLDIDHFKRVNDQFGHLYGDEVLILIANLLRSSFRPSDRLFRFGGEEFVILLRSTSQEDANTIFERFRQNVEQHYFPQVGTVTISIGYARIDPFEPAVAIVGRADQALYFAKSNGRNRTCFYDELVSSGDLKTEVSNDTAEFF; encoded by the coding sequence ATGGAATCAATCATTAAACACCTGGTAGAAATTACCGGGCATCGCGATCACGATTTACTGAATATTTCAGTAATTACTGCGCTGCGTCAATTGACCAACGCGGAATCGGCGCGGGTATTGGATGTGGTTTCTGTCGGCCAGCAAGTCTTTATCAAGCCGCATATCAGTATAGAAAATGACAATGTCGCGATTGCCGACGAAACCCAGGCGTCCCCTGCTTCCCATGATTCCATCGAGCTTTACCCTCACCTGAAAGAGGGGATTGCACAAAAACAGCAAGTCATAGAGCAAGTCATAGAAGGTGGCAAAATTATCTGGCTGCCAATCTGGATCAATGACAAATTGCATACTTGCCTGGAAATTTACAAGCCCGCCAATTACACCACGACGGCAATGGAAGTCGTCAACGGCATGCTGATTGTCTATCGCAATTTCCAGAATCTGCTTGATTATAGTGAGCGCGACTCATTGACAGGTTTACTGAACCGCAAGACTTTTGATGATAATTTTTCCAAGGTTTTGCGTAGCAGTGCTTTGCAGCAGCAGGCCAGCACAGAAGCTGAGCGTGCAGAAGAAGAACGCCGCAGCCATGAGCCTGAACGTCAGCACTGGCTGGCTGTGCTTGATATTGATCACTTTAAGCGCGTGAATGACCAGTTCGGGCATCTGTATGGTGATGAAGTGCTGATCCTCATCGCCAATCTCTTGCGCAGTTCTTTCCGCCCCTCAGACCGCCTGTTCCGTTTTGGTGGCGAAGAATTCGTTATCTTGCTGCGTTCGACTTCGCAGGAAGATGCCAATACCATTTTCGAACGTTTCCGCCAGAATGTGGAACAGCATTATTTCCCCCAGGTTGGCACGGTCACCATCAGCATAGGCTATGCCCGCATAGACCCATTTGAACCTGCCGTCGCCATTGTGGGCCGGGCTGACCAGGCGCTGTATTTCGCCAAGTCTAATGGCCGCAACCGCACGTGTTTTTATGATGAACTGGTGTCCAGCGGTGATTTGAAGACTGAAGTGTCCAACGATACCGCTGAATTCTTTTAA